In Pseudoxanthomonas sp. SE1, the genomic stretch ATTCTCGGTACTTGCACTAAGGAATCACGCGTCATGAATGCAGCTGCCAGTGTCAATCTCGTTGGCATCACCGGTCTTGCACGCCGCTTGGTTCAAGACGGGGCCCTCGACGAAACCATCGCCCGGGCCGCGATGACAAGCGCTGCCGAAGCCAAGATTCCGTTGCCTCAATGGATAGCCGAGAAGCGGTTGGTCACCGCGCCGCAATTGGCAGCCGCCAATGCCATGGAATTCGGCATGCCGCTGCTGGATGCAACGGCATTCGACCCGACCCACAGCGCACTCAAGCTGGTCAGCGAGGAACTGGTGCAGAAGCACCAGGTGCTCCCCCTCTTCAAACGCGGCAACAAGCTCTTCGTCGGTGTCGCCGACCCCACCCGCAGCCATGGCGCACTGGACGAGATCAAGTTCCACACCAACCTGATCGTCGAACCGGTGCTGGTGGACGAGGACCAGCTGCGCCGCACCCTGGACCAGTGGCAGAACGCCGCCAACACCCTGTCCAGCAACTTCGGCGACGACGACGACGGGCTGGAAAGCCTGGAGGTGGATGCTTCCGATGAGGACGGCGGTACCGACAATGCGGTCGACTCGAAGGGCGATGACACGCCGGTCGTGAAGTTCGTCAACAAGGTCCTGGTGGATGCCATAAAGCGCGGCGCCTCGGACATCCACTTCGAGCCGTACGAGACCGACTACCGCGTGCGGCTGCGCGTGGACGGCATCCTGAAGCAGGTCGCCAAGGCGCCGACCAAGCTGAAGGACCGCATTGCCGCGCGCATCAAGGTGATGGCGCAGCTGGACATCGCCGAGAAGCGCGTACCGCAGGACGGCCGCATCAAGCTGAACCTGTCCAAGAGCAAGCAGATGGACTTCCGCGTCAGCACGCTGCCCACGCTGTTCGGCGAGAAGGTGGTGCTGCGTATCCTGGACGGCAGCGCCGCCAAGCTGGGCATCGACAAGCTGGGCTACGAGCCCGACCAGCAGAAGCTGTTCGAGGATGCCATCCAGAAGCCCTACGGCATGGTGCTGGTCACCGGCCCCACCGGCTCGGGCAAGACCGTATCGCTGTACACCGCACTGGGCATCCTCAACGACGAGACGCGCAACATCTCCACCGCCGAAGACCCGGTGGAAATCCGCCTGCCCGGCGTGAACCAGGTGCAGCAGAACAACCGCCGCGGCATGACCTTCGCCGCCGCGCTGCGCAGCTTCCTGCGCCAGGATCCGGACATCATCATGGTCGGCGAAATCCGCGACCTGGAAACGGCCGAGATCGCGATCAAGGCCGCGCAGACCGGCCACATGGTGCTGTCCACGCTGCACACCAACGACGCACCGCAGACCATCGCCCGCCTGATGAACATGGGCATCGCGCCCTACAACATCACCAGCTCGGTGACCCTGATCATCGCGCAACGCCTGGCACGCCGGCTGTGTTCGAAGTGCAAGCGCCCGGTGCAACTGCCCCCGCAGGCGCTGCTGGCGGAAGGCTTCAGCGAGGCCGAGATCGCCGCCGGCTTCACCGTTTACGAGGCCGTGGGCTGCGACGAGTGCACCAGTGGCTACAAGGGCCGTACCGGCATCTACCAGGTCATGCCGATGAACGACGCGATCCAGGAGATCGTGCTGGAAGGCGGCAATGCCATGCAGATCGCGGAAAAGGCCCAGAAAGCCGGCATCCGCGACCTGCGCCAGTCGGCGTTGATGAAAGTGCGCAACGGCATCACCAGCCTGGCCGAGATCAACCGCGTCACCAAGGATTGAGGCGGGAGACACTGGCCCCCGCCCCGTATTCCGCACCTGATGTCCCGCTCCCTCGCTTTTGTAGGAGCGCCTTCAGGCGCGATGCTTTTCGTTCGGACCAGACTCGAAGGCGTCTCGCCGAAGCGTCTCCCTACAAATGAGCTGGGCTGGGCTGGCAGCCTTGTCTGTGATGCGCTTCGGGCAAGAGCATCGCGCCTGAAGGCGCTCCTACAGATGCAAG encodes the following:
- the pilB gene encoding type IV-A pilus assembly ATPase PilB, with translation MNAAASVNLVGITGLARRLVQDGALDETIARAAMTSAAEAKIPLPQWIAEKRLVTAPQLAAANAMEFGMPLLDATAFDPTHSALKLVSEELVQKHQVLPLFKRGNKLFVGVADPTRSHGALDEIKFHTNLIVEPVLVDEDQLRRTLDQWQNAANTLSSNFGDDDDGLESLEVDASDEDGGTDNAVDSKGDDTPVVKFVNKVLVDAIKRGASDIHFEPYETDYRVRLRVDGILKQVAKAPTKLKDRIAARIKVMAQLDIAEKRVPQDGRIKLNLSKSKQMDFRVSTLPTLFGEKVVLRILDGSAAKLGIDKLGYEPDQQKLFEDAIQKPYGMVLVTGPTGSGKTVSLYTALGILNDETRNISTAEDPVEIRLPGVNQVQQNNRRGMTFAAALRSFLRQDPDIIMVGEIRDLETAEIAIKAAQTGHMVLSTLHTNDAPQTIARLMNMGIAPYNITSSVTLIIAQRLARRLCSKCKRPVQLPPQALLAEGFSEAEIAAGFTVYEAVGCDECTSGYKGRTGIYQVMPMNDAIQEIVLEGGNAMQIAEKAQKAGIRDLRQSALMKVRNGITSLAEINRVTKD